The Lycium barbarum isolate Lr01 chromosome 9, ASM1917538v2, whole genome shotgun sequence genome has a segment encoding these proteins:
- the LOC132611561 gene encoding uncharacterized protein LOC132611561 yields the protein MGAFERLNQLKRQYKITFMTLQEPFCRNTKIDKCRRGLGYQFTYANCSNKIWILCDEFLECNIIHDTEQHLTCTINTGNGKITVTAVYAKCEANLREELWDELRNMASSCNNPWMVIGDFNCIIDPDEKRGGNQHRMSESMPLINCMMDCELADAGFIGSKFTWCNGWAPRERIWKRLDRALINQQWSQQYNITTITHLVRTGSDHAPLLITVSNNNNVPPKYFKFLNLWVDEPGFMDVVQNAWNIETEGSKMWQFHAKLKNTTKNLSWWSRNCIGDIFNNTKEKEKMVAELEDQCQQNNNEENRMKLNQANANLIRHYKVEEAFWKQKSSIKWHNEGDLNTRFFHSVMASKKNRLLLTKIKNDEGNWIEGVNDIAKEAIMFFEKQFTRENIVMEDSILSCLPRVIDPGDNEELCKLPTLQEIKEVVFSMNSDSSPGPDGVNGTFYKKCWDIIATDLYEMILEFFFWQ from the coding sequence ATGGGTGCCTTTGAAAGACTAAATCAACTCAAAAGACAATATAAAATCACTTTCATGACTCTTCAGGAACCTTTCTGCAGAAACACCAAAATTGACAAATGTAGAAGGGGTTTGGGGTATCAATTTACATATGCCAATTGCTCTAACAAGATATGGATCCTTTGTGATGAATTCTTGGAGTGTAACATTATACATGACACTGAGCAACATCTCACATGCACTATCAACACTGGTAATGGGAAAATTACAGTCACTGCTGTGTATGCCAAGTGTGAGGCTAACTTAAGGGAGGAGCTTTGGGATGAGTTGAGAAACATGGCTAGTAGTTGTAATAACCCCTGGATGGTGATTGGGGACTTCAACTGTATTATAGATCCTGACGAAAAAAGAGGGGGTAATCAACACAGAATGTCTGAGAGCATGCCTTTAATTAATTGCATGATGGATTGTGAATTAGCAGATGCAGGTTTTATAGGCTCAAAGTTTACTTGGTGTAATGGTTGGGCCCCAAGAGAGAGAATCTGGAAGAGATTGGATAGGGCATTGATAAATCAACAATGGAGTCAACAATATAACATAACCACTATTACCCATCTAGTGAGGACAGGGTCTGACCATGCCCCTCTTCTGATAACAGTGTCTAACAATAACAATGTCCCTCCAAAATACTTCAAATTTCTGAATTTGTGGGTGGATGAACCAGGTTTCATGGATGTTGTTCAAAATGCTTGGAATATAGAGACTGAAGGTAGTAAAATGTGGCAGTTTCATGCGAAACTCAAAAACACTACCAAAAATCTATCTTGGTGGTCCAGGAATTGCATTGGAGATATATTCAATAACACCAAGGAAAAGGAGAAAATGGTGGCTGAGCTGGAAGATCAGTGTCAGCAAAACAATAATGAAGAAAACAGGATGAAGCTTAATCAGGCTAATGCCAACTTGATCAGGCATTATAAAGTGGAAGAAGCTTTTTGGAAACAAAAATCTAGTATCAAGTGGCACAATGAAGGTGACTTGAATACTAGATTCTTCCACTCTGTTATGGCTTCCAAGAAAAACAGGCTTCTACTCACCAAAATCAAGAATGATGAAGGAAACTGGATAGAAGGAGTCAATGACATAGCCAAGGAAGCCATTATGTTCTTTGAGAAACAGTTCACTAGAGAGAACATTGTTATGGAGGATTCTATTTTAAGCTGTTTACCAAGGGTGATTGATCCAGGAGATAATGAGGAGCTGTGCAAACTTCCTACTCTTCAAGAGATTAAAGAAGTGGTTTTTAGCATGAACTCAGATAGCTCACCTGGACCAGATGGAGTGAATGGGACCTTTTACAAGAAGTGTTGGGATATTATTGCAACTGACTTGTATGAGATGATACTGGAGTTTTTTTTCTGGCAGTGA